A window of Patescibacteria group bacterium contains these coding sequences:
- the secE gene encoding preprotein translocase subunit SecE, protein MEATAAKTRNPILWGIRYLREAKEELGKVAWPSRADTIRYSVLVVIVTLGMAAFFVALDAAFALGLEQLITLSK, encoded by the coding sequence ATGGAGGCTACTGCCGCCAAAACGCGCAACCCGATCCTCTGGGGGATCCGGTACCTGCGCGAAGCCAAGGAAGAGCTGGGGAAGGTCGCCTGGCCCAGCAGGGCGGATACCATCCGGTACAGCGTCCTGGTCGTGATCGTCACGCTCGGGATGGCCGCGTTCTTCGTCGCCCTCGACGCGGCGTTCGCCCTCGGCCTGGAACAGCTCATTACCCTTTCGAAGTAA
- the rplK gene encoding 50S ribosomal protein L11 — translation MAKKITTQIKLQIPGGGATPAPPVGPALGQHGLNIAAFVKQFNDASAGRRGEIVPVVISVYEDRTFDFIMKIAPASQLIAKAAGIAKGSGKPNVDKVGKITKAQLREVAEKKMPDLNTKDIDAAMKIMAGTARQMGVDVV, via the coding sequence ATGGCCAAGAAGATCACCACGCAGATCAAGCTTCAGATCCCGGGCGGCGGCGCCACCCCGGCCCCGCCGGTGGGCCCGGCGCTCGGCCAGCACGGCCTCAACATCGCGGCGTTCGTGAAGCAGTTCAACGACGCCTCCGCCGGCCGCCGCGGAGAAATCGTCCCGGTCGTCATCAGCGTGTACGAGGACCGCACCTTCGACTTCATCATGAAGATCGCCCCGGCCTCCCAACTGATCGCCAAGGCCGCGGGCATCGCGAAGGGCTCCGGCAAGCCCAACGTCGACAAGGTGGGCAAGATCACCAAGGCGCAGTTGCGCGAGGTGGCCGAGAAGAAGATGCCGGACCTCAACACCAAGGACATCGACGCCGCCATGAAGATCATGGCCGGCACCGCGCGCCAGATGGGCGTCGACGTGGTATAA
- the gyrB gene encoding DNA topoisomerase (ATP-hydrolyzing) subunit B, with protein MAKQDEKKPQKKASSGYDAGNIQVLEGLEPVRKRPGMYIGSTGPTGLHHLIWEVMDNSIDEAMAGHGKVITLRLLPEGLISVEDEGRGIPVDPHPQFKVSALELVLTKLHAGGKFGGGGYKVSGGLHGVGVSVVNALSTYLKAEVKRDGKLWMQEYAKGVPQGKVKAVGTARGTGTTITFRPDPTIFETVEFSLKTIIDHLRQMAYLLKALKLVIVDERADAATAGYAFYFEGGVASYVRHINHGKEAKHANVFYVQKLDLATDVDVEVGMQYTDEYHESVFCFCNNIYNPEGGTHLVGFRTALTRELNAYARGKGYLKEKDANLTGEDVREGLTAVVSVKIKDPQFEGQTKAKLGNTEARTAVESVFGEAVKVFLEEHPRDAEGIVGKCLLAAQARAAARAARETVLRKGVLEGLTLPGKLADCSSKDPKRSELFIVEGDSAGGSAKQGRDRETQAILPLKGKILNVERARLDKMLGNNEVKSLVIAMGTNIGEAFNINDLRYDRIVIMTDADVDGAHIRTLLLTLFYRYFPELVKTGHVYIAQSPLYRVAVGKDFRYAFTEEEKMKAVEELTGAVTAKKAEKRGVKVAEEAEVATEPAGESEDTPEQAMVVGGVKVNIQRYKGLGEMNPEQLWETTMDPATRVMKQVNIDDAEKADEVFDVLMGADVAPRKRFIQTHAKAVKNLDI; from the coding sequence ATGGCAAAACAGGACGAAAAAAAGCCTCAAAAGAAAGCTTCCAGCGGGTATGATGCTGGGAATATCCAGGTCCTCGAAGGGCTTGAGCCGGTCCGCAAGCGCCCGGGCATGTACATCGGCTCCACCGGGCCGACCGGACTGCACCACCTCATCTGGGAGGTGATGGACAACTCCATCGACGAAGCCATGGCCGGACATGGCAAGGTCATCACCCTGCGGCTCCTGCCGGAAGGGTTGATTTCGGTGGAAGACGAAGGCCGCGGCATCCCGGTGGATCCGCATCCGCAGTTCAAGGTGTCCGCGCTCGAGCTCGTGCTCACAAAGCTGCACGCCGGCGGCAAGTTCGGCGGCGGCGGGTACAAGGTTTCCGGCGGCCTGCACGGCGTGGGCGTGTCGGTCGTGAACGCGCTCTCGACGTACCTCAAGGCCGAGGTGAAACGCGACGGCAAGCTTTGGATGCAGGAATACGCCAAGGGCGTCCCGCAAGGCAAGGTGAAGGCCGTTGGCACGGCGCGCGGCACGGGCACCACCATCACCTTCCGGCCGGACCCGACGATCTTCGAGACGGTCGAGTTCAGCCTGAAGACGATCATCGACCACCTCCGCCAGATGGCGTATCTCCTGAAAGCCCTCAAGCTGGTGATCGTCGACGAACGCGCTGATGCGGCGACGGCCGGGTATGCCTTCTATTTCGAAGGCGGAGTGGCGAGCTACGTGCGCCACATCAACCACGGGAAGGAAGCCAAGCACGCGAACGTCTTTTACGTGCAGAAGCTCGACCTGGCCACCGACGTCGACGTGGAGGTGGGCATGCAATACACCGACGAATACCACGAATCCGTCTTCTGTTTCTGCAACAACATCTACAACCCGGAGGGCGGCACGCATCTGGTCGGGTTCCGCACGGCGCTCACCCGCGAGCTGAACGCCTACGCGCGCGGCAAGGGCTACCTCAAGGAGAAGGACGCGAACCTCACGGGCGAAGACGTGCGCGAAGGGCTCACGGCCGTCGTGAGCGTGAAGATCAAGGACCCGCAATTCGAAGGCCAGACCAAGGCCAAGCTCGGAAACACCGAAGCGCGCACGGCCGTGGAATCCGTTTTCGGCGAGGCGGTGAAGGTCTTCCTGGAAGAGCATCCGCGCGACGCCGAAGGGATCGTCGGCAAGTGCCTGCTCGCGGCCCAGGCCCGCGCCGCCGCCCGCGCCGCGCGCGAGACCGTGCTGCGCAAGGGCGTGCTTGAAGGGCTGACCCTCCCGGGCAAGCTCGCGGACTGCTCGAGCAAGGATCCCAAGCGCTCCGAGCTGTTCATCGTGGAGGGCGACTCCGCCGGCGGCTCGGCCAAGCAGGGCCGCGACCGCGAGACGCAGGCCATCCTCCCGCTCAAGGGGAAGATCCTCAACGTCGAGCGCGCGCGCCTCGACAAGATGCTCGGGAACAACGAGGTGAAGAGCCTCGTGATCGCGATGGGCACCAACATCGGCGAGGCGTTCAACATCAATGACCTGCGCTACGACCGCATCGTCATCATGACGGACGCCGACGTGGACGGCGCGCACATCCGCACCCTGCTGCTCACCCTGTTCTACCGCTACTTCCCGGAGCTCGTGAAGACCGGCCACGTGTACATCGCGCAATCCCCGCTCTACCGCGTGGCCGTGGGAAAGGACTTCCGCTACGCGTTCACGGAAGAGGAAAAGATGAAGGCGGTGGAGGAGCTCACCGGCGCGGTGACGGCGAAGAAGGCGGAAAAGAGAGGGGTGAAAGTGGCCGAAGAGGCCGAAGTGGCGACAGAACCCGCCGGCGAATCCGAGGACACGCCCGAACAGGCCATGGTGGTGGGCGGCGTGAAGGTCAATATCCAGCGCTACAAGGGTCTCGGGGAAATGAACCCGGAGCAGTTGTGGGAGACCACCATGGATCCCGCCACCCGCGTGATGAAGCAGGTGAACATCGACGACGCCGAAAAGGCCGACGAGGTGTTCGACGTGCTCATGGGCGCGGACGTGGCCCCGCGCAAGCGCTTCATCCAGACGCACGCCAAGGCGGTGAAGAACCTCGACATCTAG
- a CDS encoding addiction module toxin, HicA family, translating into MTPKLPIVSDKQAIKALERAGFFVDRQSGSHVILKRFKDNRRVVVPFHAGDLHVGIVKEILRQSGLPPEELS; encoded by the coding sequence ATGACGCCCAAGCTCCCGATCGTTTCCGACAAGCAGGCCATCAAGGCGTTGGAACGGGCGGGATTTTTCGTTGATCGGCAAAGCGGGAGCCATGTCATCCTCAAGCGATTCAAGGACAACAGGCGCGTCGTCGTTCCCTTCCATGCCGGCGACCTGCATGTCGGCATCGTGAAGGAAATCCTCCGTCAATCCGGACTCCCGCCGGAAGAGCTGTCCTGA
- a CDS encoding type II toxin-antitoxin system HicB family antitoxin translates to MYDFSVMFQPAEEGGYDVFVPALPGCVTQGDSLEEAKRMAEDAIRLYCESLIASGEPIPQRSGEFVGHVRIAAEPA, encoded by the coding sequence ATGTACGATTTTTCCGTGATGTTCCAGCCTGCCGAGGAGGGTGGATATGACGTGTTCGTGCCCGCGCTCCCCGGATGCGTCACCCAAGGGGATTCGCTCGAAGAGGCGAAACGCATGGCCGAGGACGCGATCCGCCTGTACTGCGAAAGCCTGATCGCCTCCGGCGAACCGATTCCCCAGCGCTCCGGCGAATTCGTCGGACACGTGCGCATCGCCGCCGAGCCCGCATGA
- the nusG gene encoding transcription termination/antitermination protein NusG, with protein MPKQTAKHGRRWYAIHTYSGYEENVSENLNQRIETMDMEEKIFSVLVPKEKKIKIKNGKRKTVEEKIFPGYVLVEMIVTDDSWYVVRNTPNVTGFIGTGTTPTPIADEEIAALQKRMGVNEPEFTVDVEKGSPVTITDGPFKNFEGKVAEIDAERGKIKVLVNMFGRETPVELDFLQVKKI; from the coding sequence ATGCCTAAACAGACCGCCAAGCACGGCCGGCGCTGGTACGCCATCCACACGTACTCCGGCTACGAGGAGAACGTGTCGGAGAACCTGAACCAGCGCATCGAGACCATGGACATGGAGGAGAAGATCTTCTCGGTCCTGGTCCCCAAGGAGAAGAAGATCAAGATCAAGAACGGCAAGCGCAAGACGGTGGAGGAGAAGATCTTCCCCGGCTACGTGCTGGTGGAGATGATCGTGACCGACGACTCGTGGTACGTGGTGCGCAACACGCCCAACGTCACCGGGTTCATCGGCACCGGCACCACCCCCACCCCGATCGCCGACGAGGAGATCGCGGCGCTCCAGAAGCGGATGGGCGTGAACGAGCCGGAATTCACGGTGGACGTGGAGAAGGGTTCCCCGGTCACCATCACCGACGGCCCGTTCAAGAACTTCGAAGGGAAGGTGGCCGAGATCGACGCCGAGCGCGGCAAGATCAAGGTGCTGGTCAACATGTTCGGCCGCGAGACCCCCGTCGAACTGGATTTCCTCCAGGTCAAGAAGATCTAA
- a CDS encoding 50S ribosomal protein L1 — translation MSGKKTQEAKKLIDAKKSYPVDEALALVGKMPKRGFDESVELHVRLGIDPTKGDQQVRGTIAFPHGVGGKGKRVAAFVEAAKEAEAKEAGADLVGGEELVNDIATKQVIDFDVAISTPAMMPKLAKLAKFLGPKGLMPNPKTDTVGPNVGKMVAEQKAGKQTFKNDAAGNVHQIFGRASFDQAKLKENLTALLDLLKKMKPATSKGIYIKSATIATTMGPAIHLDPNA, via the coding sequence ATGTCCGGCAAGAAGACCCAGGAAGCCAAGAAGCTCATCGACGCGAAGAAGAGCTACCCGGTGGATGAGGCGCTCGCGCTCGTCGGGAAGATGCCCAAGCGCGGGTTCGACGAATCCGTGGAACTGCACGTGCGCCTCGGCATCGACCCCACCAAGGGCGACCAGCAGGTGCGCGGCACCATCGCCTTCCCGCACGGGGTGGGCGGCAAGGGCAAGCGCGTGGCCGCGTTCGTGGAGGCCGCGAAGGAAGCCGAGGCCAAGGAGGCCGGCGCCGACCTGGTGGGCGGCGAGGAGCTCGTGAACGACATCGCCACCAAGCAGGTCATTGACTTCGACGTGGCCATCTCGACCCCGGCGATGATGCCCAAGCTCGCGAAGCTCGCCAAGTTCCTCGGTCCCAAGGGCCTCATGCCCAACCCGAAGACGGATACGGTGGGCCCCAACGTCGGGAAGATGGTGGCCGAGCAGAAGGCCGGCAAACAGACGTTCAAGAACGATGCCGCCGGCAACGTGCACCAGATCTTCGGCCGCGCGTCCTTCGACCAGGCCAAGCTCAAGGAAAACCTCACGGCGCTCCTCGACCTCTTGAAGAAGATGAAACCGGCCACCTCCAAGGGGATCTACAT